From Halomarina ordinaria:
GGAAGCGCCAGATGTTTCCGAGGCCGACCGCACTCCCGATGGCCGCGAGGATGAACCCGATTCTCGTGGCCCACATCTCTCGTTCTGCCATGTTTGACACGTACAATCACGAGCACGGGGATAAACCGTGCGAAATCACGTCGAACGGCGCACACGCCGTTCGCGCCCTCGACCACTCCTCCATCTCTCGACTCCGCTTCCTCCCGACCGATTCGACTCGCAGACACGCACGGGCCGTTGCAAGCGGAGCACCTTTCCCCGCGGCCGGTGCAGCCACGGGGATATGAGTCAGTCCCACTCGGGGGAACGGCAGGCGATGAGTGAACTCGGGACCGAAGGGAAGGGCGGCAGTCGGGTCGGACGGTGGTTCCTCCTCGGCGGGGACCGGCGGCTCATCGCCGCGGGTATCTCGCTGGCCATCGGCCTCGTCGTCTACGGTCTCATCTGGCAGGACCTCCTGATAATCGGCGGCGGGTCGATGCTCCCGACGCTCCTCGGGAGCGGTATCACCTCCGGGCTGTTGACGCTCATCACCGTCGCGCTGTCCATCAATCAGCTCATCCTCTCGCGGGTGTTCGACACGCCGGACGCCCTCGTGGACACGCTGGAGGGCACCCTCGACATGCGGTCGAACGTCGAGGACATCGCGGATGCCGCGTCGAGCCCGAACCAGCCGGCACACTTCCTCGGGTTCCTCGGCGACGCACTCGGTGAGCGCGTCGACGCCCTGCGCCGGGAACTGGACACGAGCGACGAGGGCGTCGACGCCTACCTCGACGCGATGACGGGGTACGCCGCGGCGCTGTCGGCGGCTTCCGACGAGGACGAGGAGACGACCGACCTGCTCTCCTCGCTGTTCGGGCCGGGGTACGCCCGGAACCTCACCGCGACCCACCACCTCCGGCGTTCGCGCGAGGCGGACCTCTCGGAGACGGCGACCGACCACCTCGACGCCGTCTCCGAACTGATGAAGGCCGTCGCCGTGATGCGCCAGTTCTTCAAGACCATCGCCATCCAGCAGGACCTCGCGCACCTCTCGCGGCTCATCATCTACTCCGGACTGACGGCGCTGACGGTGACCATCGCGCTGACGCTCTCGTACACGTCGTCGAGCCTCGCGCTCCCCGCCGTCGGCTCCGCCGAGATAATCTCGTTCGGCATGGCCGTCATCGTGCTCCCGCTCGCGCTGCTCAGTTCGTACATGATTCGCGTGGCGACGGTGTCGATGTACAGCGTCTCGGTCGGTCCGTTCGTCCCGCCGGAGAGCAGCGCGTCCGAGTGAGCTACGCCTCGCCGTAGACCGGGACGGCCGCGCCGCTCGTGACGCTCGCGGCGTCCGAACAGAGGAAGAGGAACACCGCCGCGATGTCGGCGGGGTCGACCCACGCGTCGTGGTCCGCGTCGGGCATCATCTCGCGGTTCGCCGGCGTGTCGATGACGCTCGGCATGACGGCGTTCGCCCGCACCGTCCCTCTCTCCTCCTCGGCGATGGTCTCGGTGAGCAGGCGGACGCCCGCCTTCGACGCCCGGTAGGGACCGTCGCCCTCGCCGCCCTCGAGCGACGACCGGGCCGACACCGAGACGACGGCCCCCTCGCGTTCCCGCAGGTGGGGGACGGCGTGCTTCGACGCGAGGAACATCGTCTTCAGGTTCACGTCGAAGAGGAAGTCGAACGTCTCGGCGTCGGTCTCGGCGATGGGGTCGCCGCCGCGCCACGTCCCCGCGACGTTACAGAGCGCGTCGAGGCCGCCGTGGTCGTCGACGACCCGGCTCACGACCTCCTCTACCGCCCCCTCGTCGGTGAAATCACCCTGGTAGAACTGGATGCCCTCGCCGGTGTCGAGTTGCGCGTCCTCGTCGTCCGGTTCGACCACGTCCGCGGCGGCGACCGTCGCGCCGGCGTCGGCGAACGCCTCGCAGACCGCGCTGCCGAGCGCCCCGCTCGCGCCCGTCACGAGGACCACTTGTCCGTCGAAGTCGAAGCTGTGCGACATGGTGACGTGAACGCACCGGGTGTGGATAAAACTACAGTTCGCTCAGGGTTCGAGCAGGAGTTTTCCGAGGAAGCTCTCGTCCAGCACGTCGCGCTGGGCCTGTGCGGCCTCCGCCAGCGGGTAGGTGCGCGCGATCTCTGGGACGACCGACCCCGCCGCCATCAGTTGTGCCAGCCGCGAGAGGACCGCCCCCGTGTCGTCGGTGTTGAACATGGTCATCAGCTGGAAGCGGAGGTCCTTCTGCTTCGCGTAGCCCATGGGAATCGGGGCCGTGGAATCGGTGTTGCCGATGCCGACGATGCGGGCGCGTTTCGCCGCCACCTCCGCGTCGAACGGGAAGTACTCGTTCATGATGGTGTCGAGGACGACGTTCGGCCTCCCGACCTCGCGCACGGCGTCCGCGAGGTCGTCGCGCCGGTAGTCGAGCACCGTGTGCGCGCCGAGGTCGCGCAGGTGGTCGTGGTAGCGCTCGCTCGCCGTCGTGACGACGCGCGCGCCCGTCGCGGCCGCCAACTGGACGGCGACGTGACCGACGCCGCCGCTCCCACTGTGGACGAGGCAGACCTCCGCGGGTTCGAGGCGGGCGTGGAAGACGAGCGCCTGCCAGGCGGTGACGCCGACGAGCGCCATCGCCGCGCCCTCCGCGAACGTGACTGCCTCGGGGAGGTGTGCGACGCGGTCCGTCGGCGCCAGCACCGCCTCGGCGTACGTCCCCTGCCGGTCGTTCCCGAGGCCGGTCGCGTAGACGCGGTCACCCACCTCGTACCCTTCGACCCCCGCGCCGACGGCGTCGACGACGCCCGCGACGTCGGAGCCGGGTATCTTCGGGAGGTCGCCGGGCGGGTACTCGCCGGTCCGGAAGTAGGTGTCGACGGGGTTGACGCCGGCCGCCCGCGTCTCGATGCGGACCTCGCCGTGTCCCGGGTCGGGCGTCTCTACGTCGTCCACTTGGAGCACGTCGGGACCGCCGGTCTCGTGGTAGCGAATCGCGCGCATGGTCGCCACGAGGGAGGCGGGAGCGATAAAGCCCCCCGACCCCGTCGTCGCGGCGTACCGTCACGCCGAGGGACCCGTCAGTTCGCCCGCGCATAGCGATTTGAACCCCCGCGCTCTACTCCCCGCATGAGCCAGACCGCAACGTGTCCCGACTGTGACGTCGAGATGCTCCGCTCGGAGCCGGTCACCTCGATGGAGGGGGACCGCCTGACGCTCGTCACGGACCGCTCGCGGTCCGAGGCCGTGGGCGTCGTCTCGATGCTGGCGGTCGAAGCGTACGTCTGTCCGCGGTGTCACCTCGTGCGCTGGTACGCCGACCGCACCTGACCGCCCTGCCGACCGTCGCGCGACGAAAGGGGTTTGTCGGCCGCTTTCGATGCGGGTGACATGGGGTTACAACGCGCCGGCTGGTCGCTGTTCGGGTTCGGACTGTTCGTCGGGAGCGTCGCCGCCGTCACCGGCGGCCTCGTGAGCGGCCGGACCGACGTGGGCTGTCCCGCCGACTTCGAGCCACGGTACGGCGTCGAACGCGTCGCGTTCGAGACCGTCTCCGCCCTCCAGGGGACGCCGCTGGCCGGCCTCTCGCTGCCGGAACTGTACCTGACCGACGGCTGTAACGTCTTCACCGTCGGGGGCGTGGTGCAGGCGGCGCTGCTGTTCATGCTCCTCGGCCTGCTCGTGGGGACGCTCGGCGTGCTCCTGGGACGGGCCTGAGTTCGTCGGCCGTCGGCCGTCGACCGCCGGAACCTCAAGCGTTATGTCGCTGTGTCGAGTCGCGTCTGACACCCGATGTCGCAGGTCACTGCCGTCGGGTGTCGTGCGAGCGCGTCGTCCGTCCCGCAACGCGGCTCTCACCCGGCCGTTTGGCATCCTCTCAGCGGGCCCGGCGGCGTCGACCGCACCTCGTGACGTTCCTTTCGACCTCACCGCCGAGCGACGCCGAGGGACGACCGCCGGCGAGTCCGGGACCCCGTGCCCGGCGATGGAGGTTCGTTGGGACCTCCACTCGACGAGCTTGACGACCATGACTCGCGCGCGCGTGTGGCCCTTCTCGCCGGACCGGCGTGCTCTCACCGAACCGGCGGGATTTATGCGCCCGCCAGTCCCCGGTTCGCCTGATGAAGCTTCACGAATACCAGGCGAAAGGCGTGTTCGCCGAGGCGGGCATCCCGACCCCCGAGTCGGAACTCGCCGAGACCGTCGACGAGGTCGTCGACGCCGCCGAGCGCATCGGCTACCCCGTCGCCATCAAGGCGCAGGTGCAGGTCGGCGGCCGCGGGAAGGCCGGCGGTATCGAACTCGTCGACGACGAGGCCGAGGCCCGCGAGGCGGCCGACGCCATCCTCGGGATGGACCTGAAGGGCCTGCACGTCGGGAGCGTCCTCGTCGAGGCGGCCGTCGACTTCACCGACGAACTCTACGTCGGCGTCACGATGGACCGCACCGAGGGCCGCCCCGTGGCGATGGTCTCGACGAAGGGGGGCGTGAACATCGAGGAGGTCGCCGAGGAGGACCCGGACGCCATCGCGCGCGTCCACGTCGACCCCTCGTTCGGGATGCACCCCTACCAGGCGCGCAACGCCGTCTTCGAGGCCGGCGTCGACCGCGACGTCGCCACGTCCGTGGCGCGCGTACTGACGACGCTGTACGACCTCTGGGACGACAAGGACGCGACCGACATCGAGGTCAACCCGCTGATGGTCACGGCCGACGACGAGGTCGTCGCGGCCGACGCCGTCATGAACGTCGACGACGACGCGCTGTTCCGCCACTCCGACCTCCAGGAGATGGAAGAGGAGGGCGACACCGACCAGGACGACCTGGAGGCGAAGGCCGACGAGTACGGCTTCGACTACGTCCGCCTCGAGGGGAACGTCGGCATCATCGGCAACGGCGCGGGCCTCGTGATGACGACGCTCGACCTCGTCGACTACTTCGGCGGGGCGCCGGCGAACTTCCTCGACATCGGGGGCGGCGCGAAGGCCGAGCGGGTGACCAACGCCCTCGACATGGTCTTCTCGGACCCCAACGTCGACAGCGTCGTCTTCAACATCTTCGGCGGCATCACCCGCGGCGACGAGGTGGCGAAGGGCATCAACGAGGCGCTGGAGAACTTCGACGAGATACCCAAGCGCGTCGTCGTCCGCCTCGCGGGGACGAACGCCGAGGAGGGCATGGAGATTCTGAACACCGACCTCGTGACGGTCGAGGAGACGCTGGAGGACGCCGTCCAGCGGGCCGTCGAGTACGCGGAGGAGGACCAATGAGCATCTTCGTCGACAACGACACGCGCGTCGTGGTACAGGGCATCACCGGCGGTGAGGGGAAGTTCCACACCGGCCAGATGGTCGATTACGGGACGAACGTCGTCGCCGGCGCCGTCCCCGGACGGGGCGGTCAGGAGGTCGACGGCATCCCCGTCTACGACACCGTCGAGGGGGCCGTCGAGGAGGAGGACGCGAACGCGAGCGTCGTCTTCGTCCCGCCGGCGTTCGCCGGCGACGCCGTCTTCGAGGCGCTCGACACCGACCTCGACCTCGTCGTCGCCATCACCGAGGGCGTCCCCCAGCAGGACATGGCGCGCGTCTACAAGCGCCTCTCGGAGGTCGACACCCGCCTCGTCGGCCCGAACTGCCCCGGTCTCATCACCCCCGGCGAGGCCAAACTCGGCATCCTGCCGGGCAACATCTTCGCGGAGGGGAACGTCGGCCTCGTCTCGCGCTCGGGCACCCTGACCTATCAGGTCGTCGACAACCTCACCCAGCGCGGCATCGGCCAGTCGACCGCCATCGGCATCGGCGGCGACCCCATCATCGGGACGGACTTCGTCGACGCGCTGGCCGCGTTCGAGGACGACCCCGACACCGACGCCGTCGTCATGTGCGGTGAGATCGGCGGCGAGGACGAGGAGGAGGCCGCCGCCTTCATCGGCGAGCACATGGACACGCCCGTCGCGGGCTTCATCGCCGGGCGGACCGCCCCGCCGGGCAAGCGCATGGGCCACGCCGGCGCCATCGTCTCCGGGTCGGGCACGGGCACCGCCGAGTCGAAGATCTCGGCGCTCAACGACGCGGGCGTCCCCGTCGGCGACACCCCCAACGAGGTCGCCGACAACGTCGAAGAGTTCCTCTGAGCGTCCGGTACGCGACCCTCTCGAATCTACGGAAGACCTCCCGGAACGAACGCTTTAGTCCGTTCCACCCGTTATTCAGGTATGCGAGCCCAGCCGCCCGGCCCCGCCGGCTACCCCGTCGTGGGGAACACCTACCACTACGCTCGTGACCCGTTCTCGTTCATGGACGCCGTCCGCCGCGCCTACGGCGACGTGGCGCGGTTCCAGCTCGGCCCGGTCGACACCTACATGGTGTCGAACCCGGACGACGTCGAACGCGTGCTCGTCACCGAGGAGTCGACGTTCCGGAAGGCCGACTTCGAGGACGACGCGGTCAACGCCCTCCTCGGGAAGGGCCTGCTGATGAGCGAGGGAGCGTTCTGGGAGAAACAGCGCCGCCTCGCTCAGCCGGCGTTCAACATGGGGCGCATCAGCGGCCTGGTCGACACCATGGCCGAGAAGACGAGCGCGATGCTCGACGGCTGGAGCGACGGCGACACCGTCAACCTCCAGTTGCCCATCGCCCGCCTCACGGTCGAGATAATCGTCGACGCGATGTTCGGCGTCAGCGTCGACGAGGAGACGGTCCGTCGGGTTCAGGACAACCTCGAACCGCTCGGCGCGCGCTTCGAACCCGACCCCGTGCGCTTCCTCACGCCGTCGTGGGTGCCGAGCGAGGGCAACCGCGAGTACTACGACGCGCTGGCGACGCTGGAGGACATCGTCGACGACCTCGTCGAGCGCCGGCGCGCGTCGGGCGACGAGGGGACGGACTTCCTCTCGCTGCTCCTTCGCGCGCAGGCGGTCGGCGACCAGACCGACCGGCAGGTCCGCGACGAGATGATGACGATGCTGCTGGCGGGCCACGACACGACGGCGCTGACGCTCACCTACGCGTTCCACCAGCTGGGCTGTCACCCGCACGTCGAGGAGCGGTTCCACGAGGAAGTCGACTCGGTCCTCGGGGGGGAGGCGCCGACGATGGGCGACCTGCGCCACCTCGAGTACACCGAGCGCGTCCTGAAGGAGACGATGCGCGTGCTCCCGCCGGTGTACACCCTGTTCCGGCAGGCGAACGCGGACGTCAAACTCGGCGGCTACCGCGTCCCCGCGGACTCGCTGGTGATGGTTCCCCAGTGGGTCGTCCACCGCGACCCGGCGTACTGGGACGACCCCGGGGCGTTCGACCCGGAGCGCTGGCGACCCGAGCGCGCGCGCGAACGCCACCGCTACGCGTACTTCCCGTTCGGCGCCGGGCCGCGCCACTGCATCGGCAAGCAGTTCTCGCTGGTCGAGGCGAAGGTCATCGCCAGCATGGTCGCGAACCGGTTCTCGCTCGAACTCCGCTCTGCGGCGGACCTGTCGCTTCGTCCCTCGCTGACGATGCACCCGCGAGAGCCGGTCGAGGTACGCCTCCACGCCCGCTGACCGCGAGCGCACCCAGTGGCCGCTCGCGGGTATTCTTGCCGGCAATTCAGCGGCTAAGTAGTCGGGAGGAGAAGCCTGCGACCTGCCAATGGACGAAACAGACATCGCGGAAGACTACGACGTGGACGTGGGTGAGGGAGGCGGGAAAGTGAAGCGAGCCGTCGGCGTCATCGGGGTGCTCGCCGTCCTCATCGTCCTCCTCAAACTCAAGCGCCGTGGCGGGTCCTCGTCGGGGTCGTCGGAGTCGTCCGACTCGGCCGACGACGACTACGTCGAACTCGACGAGCGGGACGAACGCGACGGCGTCGATACCGTGTCGACCGCGTCTGACGACGGGGAGGAGACGACCGATTCCGACTCCGACGACGGCCGATTGGACGTCGACGTCGACGGTCGACGCATCGCGAACGGCCGCCTCGAGGAACTGGACGTCGTCGACTACCTGGCCATCCTCGCCGCGGCGCTCCAGGCCGCCCGCGACGAGTACCGCATCCGGACCCAGTAACGCGCTTCTCGCCGTTCTTTTCGCGCTCACCGGTAGAGTGATAGCGCCGGGCGCCGCCCGTGTACCCGATGCACACACCCGAGTTCAGTGTCGCGGGACTGTC
This genomic window contains:
- a CDS encoding SDR family oxidoreductase, giving the protein MSHSFDFDGQVVLVTGASGALGSAVCEAFADAGATVAAADVVEPDDEDAQLDTGEGIQFYQGDFTDEGAVEEVVSRVVDDHGGLDALCNVAGTWRGGDPIAETDAETFDFLFDVNLKTMFLASKHAVPHLREREGAVVSVSARSSLEGGEGDGPYRASKAGVRLLTETIAEEERGTVRANAVMPSVIDTPANREMMPDADHDAWVDPADIAAVFLFLCSDAASVTSGAAVPVYGEA
- a CDS encoding NADPH:quinone reductase; this encodes MRAIRYHETGGPDVLQVDDVETPDPGHGEVRIETRAAGVNPVDTYFRTGEYPPGDLPKIPGSDVAGVVDAVGAGVEGYEVGDRVYATGLGNDRQGTYAEAVLAPTDRVAHLPEAVTFAEGAAMALVGVTAWQALVFHARLEPAEVCLVHSGSGGVGHVAVQLAAATGARVVTTASERYHDHLRDLGAHTVLDYRRDDLADAVREVGRPNVVLDTIMNEYFPFDAEVAAKRARIVGIGNTDSTAPIPMGYAKQKDLRFQLMTMFNTDDTGAVLSRLAQLMAAGSVVPEIARTYPLAEAAQAQRDVLDESFLGKLLLEP
- the sucC gene encoding ADP-forming succinate--CoA ligase subunit beta, coding for MKLHEYQAKGVFAEAGIPTPESELAETVDEVVDAAERIGYPVAIKAQVQVGGRGKAGGIELVDDEAEAREAADAILGMDLKGLHVGSVLVEAAVDFTDELYVGVTMDRTEGRPVAMVSTKGGVNIEEVAEEDPDAIARVHVDPSFGMHPYQARNAVFEAGVDRDVATSVARVLTTLYDLWDDKDATDIEVNPLMVTADDEVVAADAVMNVDDDALFRHSDLQEMEEEGDTDQDDLEAKADEYGFDYVRLEGNVGIIGNGAGLVMTTLDLVDYFGGAPANFLDIGGGAKAERVTNALDMVFSDPNVDSVVFNIFGGITRGDEVAKGINEALENFDEIPKRVVVRLAGTNAEEGMEILNTDLVTVEETLEDAVQRAVEYAEEDQ
- the sucD gene encoding succinate--CoA ligase subunit alpha encodes the protein MSIFVDNDTRVVVQGITGGEGKFHTGQMVDYGTNVVAGAVPGRGGQEVDGIPVYDTVEGAVEEEDANASVVFVPPAFAGDAVFEALDTDLDLVVAITEGVPQQDMARVYKRLSEVDTRLVGPNCPGLITPGEAKLGILPGNIFAEGNVGLVSRSGTLTYQVVDNLTQRGIGQSTAIGIGGDPIIGTDFVDALAAFEDDPDTDAVVMCGEIGGEDEEEAAAFIGEHMDTPVAGFIAGRTAPPGKRMGHAGAIVSGSGTGTAESKISALNDAGVPVGDTPNEVADNVEEFL
- a CDS encoding cytochrome P450, giving the protein MRAQPPGPAGYPVVGNTYHYARDPFSFMDAVRRAYGDVARFQLGPVDTYMVSNPDDVERVLVTEESTFRKADFEDDAVNALLGKGLLMSEGAFWEKQRRLAQPAFNMGRISGLVDTMAEKTSAMLDGWSDGDTVNLQLPIARLTVEIIVDAMFGVSVDEETVRRVQDNLEPLGARFEPDPVRFLTPSWVPSEGNREYYDALATLEDIVDDLVERRRASGDEGTDFLSLLLRAQAVGDQTDRQVRDEMMTMLLAGHDTTALTLTYAFHQLGCHPHVEERFHEEVDSVLGGEAPTMGDLRHLEYTERVLKETMRVLPPVYTLFRQANADVKLGGYRVPADSLVMVPQWVVHRDPAYWDDPGAFDPERWRPERARERHRYAYFPFGAGPRHCIGKQFSLVEAKVIASMVANRFSLELRSAADLSLRPSLTMHPREPVEVRLHAR